A genome region from Chlorobaculum tepidum TLS includes the following:
- a CDS encoding NAD(P)-binding protein yields the protein MNAESNPILDFATEYVYPAFSELTGTDKIVAFGDHSHKCPIYVPQTPPCTAECPAGEDIRAINRFLNGTDPSDDPLKSAWETATDTNPFPAVMGRICPHPCQSKCNRGVHDESVAINAVEQVLGNYGIEHNLKLKGPGADTGKRVAIIGGGPAGLSAAYQLRRKGHAVTIYDANEKLGGMVLYGIMGYRVDRKVLEAEIGRIIELGVETKMGVTIGKDITLEQLEAEYDAVFIAVGAQKGRALPVPGFEGTPGATNAIDFLKSYEVLGDDIPVGKHVVVIGDGNVAMDVARLALRLGSQATIISGVPREEMACFENEFDDAKNEGTTMHFLTGTVEVLGGASGVTGLRCTKMVKKEKGEEGWNSPIPFLRYKSNGESFEIEADMVVAAIGQATDLSGLGSAASGPWLKVDRNFRIPGREKLFGGGDALKVDLITTAVGHGRKAAYAIDAFLKGEPMPEEPYREITKPHKQDLLYFLHTPQAKRTSIKPEVVVGNHDELLEALTPEQAITESKRCMSCGFCFDCKQCVSFCPQEAITRFRDNPAGEKVYTDYTKCVGCHLCSLVCPCGYIQMGMGDGL from the coding sequence ATGAATGCAGAATCAAACCCGATTCTCGATTTTGCGACAGAGTACGTCTACCCTGCCTTCAGCGAACTGACAGGGACCGACAAGATCGTCGCCTTTGGGGATCACAGCCACAAATGCCCGATCTACGTACCGCAGACCCCGCCCTGCACCGCCGAGTGCCCGGCAGGCGAAGACATCCGGGCCATCAACCGTTTTCTGAACGGCACCGACCCGTCGGACGACCCGCTGAAATCGGCCTGGGAAACGGCCACCGACACCAACCCCTTCCCGGCGGTAATGGGGCGCATCTGCCCGCACCCGTGCCAGAGCAAATGCAACCGCGGCGTGCACGACGAAAGCGTGGCCATCAACGCCGTCGAGCAGGTGCTCGGCAACTACGGCATCGAGCACAACCTCAAACTCAAAGGCCCCGGTGCCGACACCGGCAAGCGGGTCGCCATCATCGGCGGCGGCCCGGCGGGACTCTCCGCCGCCTACCAGCTGCGCCGCAAAGGCCACGCCGTCACCATCTACGACGCCAACGAAAAGCTCGGCGGCATGGTGCTCTATGGCATCATGGGCTACCGCGTAGATCGCAAAGTGCTCGAAGCCGAAATCGGGCGCATCATCGAACTCGGCGTCGAGACGAAGATGGGCGTCACCATCGGCAAGGACATCACCCTCGAACAGCTCGAAGCGGAGTACGACGCGGTCTTCATCGCCGTCGGCGCACAGAAGGGAAGAGCTCTTCCCGTGCCCGGCTTTGAAGGCACGCCCGGCGCCACCAACGCCATCGACTTCCTGAAAAGCTACGAAGTGCTGGGCGATGACATTCCGGTCGGCAAGCACGTGGTGGTGATCGGCGACGGTAACGTAGCGATGGACGTCGCGCGTCTGGCGCTGCGTCTCGGCTCGCAAGCCACCATCATCTCCGGCGTGCCGCGCGAAGAGATGGCCTGCTTCGAGAACGAATTCGACGACGCCAAAAACGAAGGCACAACGATGCACTTTCTCACCGGCACGGTAGAAGTGCTCGGCGGAGCGAGTGGCGTCACCGGCCTGCGTTGCACAAAGATGGTCAAAAAGGAGAAAGGCGAGGAAGGCTGGAACTCCCCGATTCCGTTCCTGCGCTACAAAAGCAATGGCGAAAGCTTCGAGATCGAAGCGGACATGGTGGTGGCGGCCATCGGCCAGGCGACCGACCTGTCGGGCCTCGGCAGTGCGGCCAGCGGCCCGTGGCTCAAGGTTGACCGCAACTTCCGGATTCCGGGCCGCGAAAAGCTCTTCGGCGGCGGCGACGCCCTGAAGGTCGATCTCATCACCACGGCGGTGGGTCACGGCCGCAAAGCCGCCTACGCCATCGACGCCTTCCTGAAAGGCGAACCGATGCCGGAGGAGCCGTATCGCGAGATCACCAAGCCGCACAAGCAGGACCTGCTCTACTTCCTGCACACCCCGCAGGCAAAACGCACCAGCATCAAGCCGGAGGTGGTGGTGGGCAACCACGACGAACTGCTCGAAGCGCTGACGCCCGAACAGGCCATCACCGAATCGAAGCGGTGTATGAGCTGCGGGTTCTGCTTCGACTGCAAGCAGTGCGTCTCGTTCTGCCCGCAGGAGGCGATCACCCGCTTCCGCGACAACCCGGCAGGCGAAAAAGTCTATACCGACTACACAAAATGCGTCGGCTGCCACCTCTGCTCCCTGGTCTGCCCCTGCGGCTACATCCAGATGGGCATGGGCGACGGACTGTAA